The genomic stretch TGCAAAGAATTAATTCAATCGCCCAAGACTGACAAAGACATTTACCCTTCTGCTCGACATACTTCAATACTTGTATCAGTTTGAAGCAGAGTAAAAAATCTTTTGGAAAAATTAGAGGTTTCCTGAAAGAGATCATCTAAAGCTATACTTTCATGGAGAACATATCAGCTTACATCAAAATTGGCTGTGGGGTTAAATAATGACTTTATTTTACCTAAAAGGGTTCAAAGATGGACAAATTAACACGTGGTCATTCCTGTTCTTTAACCACGGTTAGGAAGCTTGCATTCCGTTTTGAAACTGGCATCGAAGATGATTCCAAACTTGCTTGGATCATACTAATGAAGCTATCTTTTTATGTACAGAACTGCCGGCAATTGATGCCACTCAATCGGCCTCACTACCGTTCTCCACCCTCAAGCTCTTCTTGATCCTCCAACTGAGTTTCTTCTTTGTTGCTTATGTCTCCATTACCACCATCATGATCTCCATTATTTTTCCGGAAGAACAATCCCGATGAGGTGGAGTCGTCTTCATCTATAGTTTCTtcattttccttgtcttttgaCTGCAATGtcaaatcattctccatccAAGCAGGGCAATAGTGCACAACTCCAAGAGCGGAAAGAACTTGAGAATGACTAGGAGTTGAAGCATGAGGTGATGACGTGGCATTAATTGATTTTCCAGCAGGATCGTGCCTTAAGCAAGAACATTCCGGGACTGGATGAGAAATAAAAGACAGCGGTTTTGATCTTGCTGAAGCTTCTATTAATCCATCAACTAATCTCTTCCTCAAATGCTTGCGTACTGACATCAGCCAAGTATGGTTTGCATGGTATAGATGGTCATGAATTTCATGTAAAAGCTTGGCGACTTCTTTTCTGCATTcagaaaaacacaagaaagaatttttaagaaaacaCAGACAATCGTCATCATCAAGGGAGCAACTGAATGTAGCAATTCCTCGCACACCTATGTCCAGATAAAAGTACGTACCTGTCTGGTCTATATGTCTTTGATTCAGCTGATTGATAGAGTCGGTGTCCCATTACCAAGCTCGCAAAATTTGGGTGTCCCTTACCATCAATATCGAATCCAGGGATAAACACATCAGCTTCAACGCATATCACATAATCAATTGCTTCCCACAGAAGTTTATGAGCATTGGTCCTTAATTCGATAACTGTACTATCAGGCTCGTTATCACTCTCAGCTACCCAACCCCACCAACCTTCAATGTTATAGGATTTGGGCCTGGCTGGGGGTGGTGGAAGTGGGCGAGGGCGTGGGCCTGCATTTTTCCATGCTTCCATTTTCATCTCTTCCTTAATCATTGGTGGACTCCTGGGATTGCGATCAACAAGGTTAGTTTCGCGACCATACATCCTACCAAGCTCCCACGGCATGCTGAGGGAAGTCCTATCAACGACATTTTCAAACATTGCACGAAGCGGGATCAATGTCCTTTGGCCACCAAAGATTTCTCCCCCTGAGACATATATTATTGTGTCCCACAAGTACCCATATGCACGAAGAATAATACCAATCTGTAGCAATCCAAGGAATATACACAAAAGGTTCAATAAGAGGTCATTTCTTATTAAAGGGTGTAGACAATATTTTTCTTGAGATAATTCTGTGCTAAATAGAATTGCAGTGTATATTAGAACTAACTTTGTAATATTCACTCCATCGTTAGGGTGCTGTTCTGATTATgatcattaattttgttttgtagccACATCGTATCTTACCTCTTCCGGCATCAGTGGGCAAGAACCTTTAAGGCGCTGTTCTGCGGAATTCACAGAAAGCTTTCCCTTGACAATTCCACGTTTTAGCATCCATTGTCTTTTGTGCTGAATGAGTTCAGTGTGTACATCCTTGGGAAGACAAACACATGCAAATTAAAGGCTATGAAAGAGTTCCAAAAATTAATTCATCATGCAATCGAGGGTCAAATGCCATGAAAGGTTCAAAGCAAATACCTGGAAGAGTTCAGCACAACCATGAAATGCCAAAGCCTCCCGGGTCATTCCAGGGTCAAATGCAATGAATGGCTGTCCAGGAGCCTTTAATCTAAAGAGATAGTAAATATATGTTAAAAGCCTTGGTGATGAGAAAAAATTAGATACCACATacttggagagagagagagagagagagagagagagagtgagtgaatGGGGGCTGGTAAATGACCTTTGTAAAATTTTGGTGGCAAGTTCCTGGACCTCCTGCCGGAACCTAAGAGCATGAAAAGCAACCCTACATCTCAGCCTCTGATATCCTTCAAGATCGGGTGGCAGGATAGCCTGTATTCCATCCAAACGAGGTAGTAATTATTGTATCATCAAACCAAGAAATACAATTTTCAGTTCCACAAACCCAAGTTATGAGTACACTGCAATAAAGAGAGCAGACACTGTTACCTGCAAGCATCCACCGTCAGACACAACTAGTTCAACTACTAAATGCTTCTTCAAAACTGGAAGAACATGGTTCTTATAGTAATACGGAGAAGCAGAGTAAGGCACTTTAAACACCGGAATGTTCTTTTTTCTCCTTTGCCCCTTGAGATTTTTGGGAAGCGTCTTCACAACTTTGACGTCTTTTGACAAGGCTGCCATGAATTGGTCCTCGTTGTAGAGATAGGCAAAACTCTTAAACTGAGAGCTACATAAAAACATAAGACGCAAACAATAAGTACGACTACATCAACTTTAGGTCATGAACAAACCAAACCGATCCAAAAAGCCAAACCTGATGCCCTTGCTGCTCGTGGTTGATTGGATCTCAGGAATCACTAACGTTGCATTAAGAAACCGAGAAACCACAACCACAT from Pyrus communis chromosome 7, drPyrComm1.1, whole genome shotgun sequence encodes the following:
- the LOC137739897 gene encoding O-fucosyltransferase 27-like isoform X1: MKGEGKMVLKSKMKWVGLVGLFLSAISLFVHFLLARFTEGAAASEFHSSITIFPRRAIGESLNFSKNSPMYRRLWGPVRHLESLQPNANPRGHYADPGSDTNGFIFVRIQGGFHEIRNSICDVVVVSRFLNATLVIPEIQSTTSSKGISSQFKSFAYLYNEDQFMAALSKDVKVVKTLPKNLKGQRRKKNIPVFKVPYSASPYYYKNHVLPVLKKHLVVELVVSDGGCLQAILPPDLEGYQRLRCRVAFHALRFRQEVQELATKILQRLKAPGQPFIAFDPGMTREALAFHGCAELFQDVHTELIQHKRQWMLKRGIVKGKLSVNSAEQRLKGSCPLMPEEIGIILRAYGYLWDTIIYVSGGEIFGGQRTLIPLRAMFENVVDRTSLSMPWELGRMYGRETNLVDRNPRSPPMIKEEMKMEAWKNAGPRPRPLPPPPARPKSYNIEGWWGWVAESDNEPDSTVIELRTNAHKLLWEAIDYVICVEADVFIPGFDIDGKGHPNFASLVMGHRLYQSAESKTYRPDRKEVAKLLHEIHDHLYHANHTWLMSVRKHLRKRLVDGLIEASARSKPLSFISHPVPECSCLRHDPAGKSINATSSPHASTPSHSQVLSALGVVHYCPAWMENDLTLQSKDKENEETIDEDDSTSSGLFFRKNNGDHDGGNGDISNKEETQLEDQEELEGGER
- the LOC137739897 gene encoding O-fucosyltransferase 27-like isoform X2, which codes for MQIPEDIMPIPVQTPTGLSLSGYKADFMRSGIRILLIFQICDVVVVSRFLNATLVIPEIQSTTSSKGISSQFKSFAYLYNEDQFMAALSKDVKVVKTLPKNLKGQRRKKNIPVFKVPYSASPYYYKNHVLPVLKKHLVVELVVSDGGCLQAILPPDLEGYQRLRCRVAFHALRFRQEVQELATKILQRLKAPGQPFIAFDPGMTREALAFHGCAELFQDVHTELIQHKRQWMLKRGIVKGKLSVNSAEQRLKGSCPLMPEEIGIILRAYGYLWDTIIYVSGGEIFGGQRTLIPLRAMFENVVDRTSLSMPWELGRMYGRETNLVDRNPRSPPMIKEEMKMEAWKNAGPRPRPLPPPPARPKSYNIEGWWGWVAESDNEPDSTVIELRTNAHKLLWEAIDYVICVEADVFIPGFDIDGKGHPNFASLVMGHRLYQSAESKTYRPDRKEVAKLLHEIHDHLYHANHTWLMSVRKHLRKRLVDGLIEASARSKPLSFISHPVPECSCLRHDPAGKSINATSSPHASTPSHSQVLSALGVVHYCPAWMENDLTLQSKDKENEETIDEDDSTSSGLFFRKNNGDHDGGNGDISNKEETQLEDQEELEGGER